The following DNA comes from Candidatus Margulisiibacteriota bacterium.
GAGGCAATGCTGCACTTGACGCGGTTTATCAGCTAATATCAATTGCAGCGAAAATCTATGTTATAAATGTTGCGGAGCAGTTTACTGCAGACGATCTGCTTGTCAAACGGGTAACAAGTTCGGATAAGGTTTTTGTATATAATAATTCTTCAGTAAAAATGATTCTTGGTCATGATTTTGTAGAAGGAATAATGGTCAGTGTTAATAATAAAGATGAACAAGTATTTCCTGTAAACGGTATTTTTGTAGAAATAGGTTCTATTCCTGCCGTGTCATTTCTTGGAGGACTTGGGTTAGCACTAAATGAAAAAAAAGAAATAATTATAAATAATCTTTGTGAGACAAATGTCGAAGGAGTATTTGCTGCTGGCGATGTCACGAATATTCCGGAAAAACAGATTATTGTAGCTGCTGGGCATGGCTGTATAGCTAGTCTGACTGCTTATAGGTATATTTTAGAGAATAATAATAAGTTT
Coding sequences within:
- a CDS encoding thioredoxin-disulfide reductase codes for the protein MHDLIIIGAGPAGVTAAIYAARKNMNVILITRDVGGQAAWAAGIENYPGYQLISGADLSIKFEEHLRRFNLEMDEFDEVLSVKKKDNYFEVFTDEKSYKCRCIIITSGRNPRLLGVPGEIDFKNKGISYCSTCDAPLFKGKTVAVVGGGNAALDAVYQLISIAAKIYVINVAEQFTADDLLVKRVTSSDKVFVYNNSSVKMILGHDFVEGIMVSVNNKDEQVFPVNGIFVEIGSIPAVSFLGGLGLALNEKKEIIINNLCETNVEGVFAAGDVTNIPEKQIIVAAGHGCIASLTAYRYILENNNKFN